One Eubacterium sp. AB3007 genomic window, CGACGGCACATAAGTGTTCTTGATTCGATGCTGTGTCACCTGCGCCTTCTGTGTGACCGGATCGTCCACCTCATAGGCCGCAACTGTGTCGGCCAGCACCTCTACGGTGAAACACTTGTTGAGCTTGGCGAGAGCCGCTGCCTCGTCCTTGCTCGGAGCCCTTCCGTACGCTTCCCGGAAGCTCTTCTCCGTAAAGATCTCGTCACAGGTCCACTTGTGGCTATTGTTTGCCGGAGTAAACCTGACTTCTTTATCTCCGTCCTCACTGATGTACTTGTATTTATCCCCATCTTCTTCAGAACTCCAGGCATATGTCCAGTTGTTGCCGGAGTTGAGCTTGATGGTGTCGATGATCTTGCCGCCGTAACGGATGTTTACATTGATCTCCGAAGGTTTGGCGGATTTTTCCTTTCCCGAAGGAATCGACCATATCTTCGTGACTCTGTGGTTGATCGTGACCGCGGTTCTGACGATCTTGATAACGACATTGTTGTCGAGTGTGATGGTACTGTCGCCACCGAGAATCGCAATATAGACCGGACGAGGAGTCCAGTTGGTGAGTTCGCTCTTGCTGTCCCTCACTGTCTTACTCTTAACCAGATAGAGACCATCCACGAGCCCTTCTTTTGTGAATGATTCGCCCGGTTTTAGGTTATACTTGCCCAGTGACTCAAGCTCGATCCCGTTGTTGTCGATATACTCTGCGAGAGACCATGCCGAAGCGAGCCAGCCCTCTGCGTCGTCCTTCTTGTAATCGAGCTTCACATGGGCATCCTTGACCGCGTCGTCAAGCGCGAACGCGCCAGTATTGGTATAATGCCCGACTTTGAATATCTCGAACTCGAATTCCGTACCGGCAGAAAGGCCCTTGACCTTACCAAGTGTGACCGTGGCGTTACCGCCATCAGCCATTGCCTGTTGCGGCATGGCAAAGACCATAGTGACCGCCAGCAGCAGTGACAGCAGCAGCGCACCGGCTGTCTTTGGGATTGTGTCTCTGTTCATCTTCATTTCTTGAGTCCCTTCTCTTCGAAGTATTTCGATATATATTCTTCCGGTCCCATACGCTTCGCGCGTCTAGTCGATATAAGCAATAATATCAGCAGTATCAGCAACATCGCTCCCGCCAGGAACGGCGCTATGAATATCGGCTCTATCTGGATGGCATCTGCTGTGACATCCGCCGAGCCATTCGCGTTGGGCACCCTGTGCCCGCGCACCAGCAATCTGTGTGTGTTTACACCGTATGGTGTACAAGTGATCAGGGTGCACAGATCCTTGCCTTTTTCTATCTTCAGATCTGATAGATCATTCGGCAAGACAATCCGCACCTGGTCACATTCATATGTGAGAGTCTCATTGAGTACCGTTATGGTCCACGTGTCGCCTTCTTTGATCTTGTCTATGTCTGTAAAAAGCCGTGATGACGGAAGACCACGATGTCCTGATATGACGCAGTGGCTTCCTTTGCCTCCCACCGGTAGCGATGTCTGCTCGAGATGGCCTATCGCAGTCTGCAACACCTTTTCATCAGTACCATGCATCAACGGAAGCCTGATATGCAACTTCGGGACACTTATATAGCCTATAGCTTTTGTGCCCTTAACCTTAAGCTGTCTCTCGTAATCGCGACGCTCAGCATCGGACATAGACCACCGAAAGCCGGTCTTTGATAGCCTTTTGTTGTATTTCCTAGCATCACGAAGGATATTCTTGTAGTCATCCTTGTCCATCGAGGAAACCACCTGGGTATATTCCATGATGGTTCTGGCCTGATGAAACCCGTTCCAGTAATTTGCTACAGATGGGTAGAGCAATAAGCTGATTCCTATTAGCATACCGGCAGTCAAGACTACCGTTAAAAGATTTCGCTTAATCCACTCTCTCATCGTTTTTCTACACTACACCTTTATATCTTTCATCTGTTATCCAGCTCGGGTCTGAGCTTTCTGAATGCTCGGACTTCCGGAAAAGGATCCATCATGTGCATAACTGTCCGGTGATCGATCGGTTTCCGCAGGTCCGACAACTTTTTTAATTCAATATCTTTAATAAAAAGAATTAAATGAGGGGATTTCATTTAGAATCGATTAATGTCTTCATGCCGGGCAGGGGCAAACGCTCCCACCCGGCAATTAACCTTCGTTTAAGTTTAAACGAGATGTTTAAACTATTTGTTCTTGTTCATTCTTCTTCTTGAAACAAGGACTATTCCGCATCCAACAACGAGCAGAGCGCCCAGGATGTAGAAGATCGTGGTACCCATACCACCTGTGGATGGGAGTTCTGCTCCCTTCTTGTTGTTGATCGGGAATACAGGGTTTCCATTCGCTGGAGCCTCATATGTTGTTGTACTTTCACTTGTTGTTGCTGTATATGTGGAGGTAGCTGTTCCATCGATCGTGATGGTGTAGTTCTTAAGCGTAGAATCGGCATTGTATTCTGCTTCAATCTTTACTGTGTGAGGTCCTGTAGTATCCTTTGTATATCCCGCAGGAGCTTTTGTCTCTTCAAGCTGATATGTACCGACTTCGAGGTTGTTGAAAGTTATTCTTCCATCAGCTTGAGTTGTAAATGTCTGCTCGAATCCATTTGGTGTGTTGTTAGGACCTACTCCAGTGAGCTTGAATGTAGCGCCAGCAAGAGGACTGGCACCCGTTGGCATAGACTCCTTCTCGTTATACTGTGTAATTGGATTTCCATTCTTATCAACGCCTACCTTGATAAGTTCATTTGTCTTTTGAGAGCCTTCACCAAGTCTGTTAGCATCAATAGCGAAGGTGTAGTGGTGAGTTTCAACTTCTTTTTTCTTGTGTTTACTTGAATCTGAAGGATTGTTCGAGAACTCCAGTTTTACTTTATTCTTCTCTTCGTGAACCTGAGATGTGTCCTTAACTCCTTCGCCAACAAGAGCGGAGTATTCGATTGTAAGTGATGCAGAAGCATTTTCCTTCAGATAGTTTTCAGTAAAGGTGATAGTGAAGCCATCCTGGCCTGCGGATCCTTTTGTCAAAGTATAGTCTGTGTCTTTGACGAGTGTTTTGGTACCATTTTTAACAACTGGAGTATGGCCATCCGCAATTGTCAAACCGCTGGAAAGTGTATCGGATACTGCGAAATACGGCTCTGTCCAGTTCGTATTGTACTGAGGAACAGTGACTGTTACTGTAAACGGAACGATGTCGCCAACCTGCACGTCATAGTCATCCGGAGCGTTGTTTGCTTCCTTTTCAACAGTAACATTTTGCTTCTTAATGTTTGCTGTATCCTCACTCAAATTAACCGCGGCCGAATTTGTGCCATCGAAGTCTGCAGATACTACAGCCGGGTTGTAAATGTGGGATGCATCATTAGCAGTTACAAGAACCAGATAGGAACCTGCTGTTTCAACTGTGCCGCAAGTCTTTTCCCAAGTTGTGCCAGTAGTTGTGCCTGTAGCTGCCGTCATCTTGTCTGTGTGGCTTGCAAGTGTTGCGAGTTCTTCCTTTGTCAGGCCGTCTGTGATCTGATCAAGAGTCAGTCCAACTCCCTCTGCAACTTTCCAATTGTTGTTTTCTGCATCCCAAGTAATAAACTGGTAAGCAGTTACGGTGTCGCCTTCTTCAAACCCACTGACCGTTACTTTTGCGTCAACAGTCAAATCGCCATCAGCTGCGAACGTAACACTGCTCATGGCAAGCATCATTGCTAATGCAAGAAACAGTGTTATCACTTTCTTAATATGTTTCATAAATGCCTTCCTTTCTTGCCTTTCAAGGCATGATACTATGGCCAAACGGCCCATCTTGTTAGTGACCTTGCGGCCATAGTGGATGCCCCGAAGGGCAAAGTTGATTCCCCCTGCTGATATCCGCAGCGAGTACGGTATTATGAGTCTGCGGAACCTCCCCTCAGAGTCCGCGGGCTTATAATCATATTTAGTGAACCGGTCCGAGCTTTGTCAGTGGCCATATCCGGAAAACGATTTTTCCGACTATTTGCTCTGACGTTACGCATCCAACCGCCAGGTGTCGTGAATCAATAGATACGGAGCGGTTGTCTCCGAGCACGAACACCCTGCCATCCGGAACCTGGTACGGAAAGTCGATATCCGGCTCTCCAAACGCCTTATGATCGAGATAAGGCTCATCGATCCGCTGTTGGTTCACAAAGACATTTCCATCGAGATCTATGTCTACCCAATCACCAGAGTTGGCGATCACTCTCTTCACCAGCACGTTGTTGTTATAGTAGAAGGCGATCACATCGCCTGTTTGGAAACTGGATCCCTTCACGGCCACCACCAGTTCGCCGCTGGTTAGTGTGGCGTTCATGGACTGGCCGTAGATCCGCAGCACCGGCAGAAGCAACATGGAAATCAGCACCGCGATGGCGGCGACCACGATCAGAATGTTGGTCGTACTGACGATAGACTGCTTGAGATTGTATCGGTAGAGGACCTTCTCGTAGGCGGTCTGTATATCTGCGGTCGCCGGAAGCTCTACCTCCTTCTGAGGATCCTGTGCCTGCGCCGTGGCAGTGTTCACCAGCGTTTCCATGACCTCACGCTCGCTACTCATCCCGCTCATACTTCCTCCTGATATTCTCCAGGTAGGTAACGGCGGCTTCCTCTGCATCCTTGAAGATACCTGTGATCTCCAGAGATGCCTGTGCGAGCGATCCGATCTCGCTGAAATCGATTTCACGACTGGCCAACTTGGCCTCCAGTTCAGCGTTCTGCTCCCGCAGCCGGTCGATCTCTCTGCCTTGGGCCAGCATGATCTCCAGGAGTTCCTTCCGCTTCAGCTTGGACAGGGGCTTGTCAGCCTTACCCTCCGGCATCCCGGCTGTCTTTTTCTTATTGAATACGCTCATACTCCCTTTACCCAACGTCTTTCTCATCTTTTAATTAGACACCAAAAGGACTCTCTTCTCTAGTATCCTTAGTCAAAGCCCTAACCCTGTTGCGTCTAATACCGAAGACAATCTGTTTATAATCGTAATTATACCGAAATGATGTCGGCTTAACTTTATGGTAATTATAGCATCATATTATTTGTGAGTCAAGAAAAAACAGACAATTCTATCATTTCGCACTATAGTACAGTAAACCATTTTCTATTTTTGGACAAAAAGCCAATAATCATTGAAATACGAACATTTCCGAGATCTCAACATTCCGGTTATAAAGCCCCTCGGATGCCGTTCTCTCACCATGCTGCCCTTTGCTGATCCGGGAGTGCACGGTCGTCTCTGTGCACCCAACTGCCATCCTACTCCAATTCCCGCCGGATGCGCGCCCGCACGTCATCAAACAACAGCTCCTTGTTGTGCCGATAATACGCCTCGCACCCGAAATTCTCCACGAACCAGCTGGTATCCGCGCCGGCGGTGATCTCGGTGACAAACATAACCATCTCCTGGCCCTGTCCCAGCGCCTCCTCCAGGAAGCGGAAGGTGTTGTCAAAGCACGCCCCGGTCTGGTCAGCCAACGCCTTTCTACGGTCACTGACAGCCGCCATCGTCTCCCGCGCGACCTCCATCGCCTCCTCGCGGCACAAAGCCTTCCCGTCCTCTTCCTTCTCCCGGAGGCCGTCCATGATCTCTTCCAAAACCTGGATCTCCCTCTGGATCTGTTCCTTTCTTTCCTTACTGAGCTGGCCGGCAGCGGCGGCGCGTTTCCATTGGCGCCGCCGTTCCTCGGCGATGCCGTCCAACAAAGGCAGGGGTTCCGGCTGGTGCGTACTGGCAGCAGGTTCGCCCGTGGGAACGCCCTCCAGGCGTCCCCTGAAAGTTTTCAGGTCGGCGAACACGGCATCAGCCAGCGCTTCCTGCCGGCGGGTCTGCCCCGCCAACTCCGAAAGACGCGACACCAGAAGGCCCATAACGGATAGTTTCTCGTCAAAAGGTGCCGACCGCAGCTGGGTAAGCGCAACTTTTTCCCAGCTGCCGCTCAATACTTCCTCCACATGATAGGTCCGCTGATACTTATAATAGAGATCCAGGTAGGCGGCAAAATCTTTTGCAATTTCCGGCATCTGGATGTACTGCTCGATCACCGTGCGGTCCACACGAAGGCCGAGTTTTTCGTAGGCCAGGATCAGCTCGCTGAGATCCTCCCAGCCTCTGGCGGTGGCAAATCGCATCCCGTCCTGGGTGTTTTCCAGCCGGTAGAAGTTTTCTTTCTTGATATCCAGATAGCTGATCACCGCGCCATGAACACCCTTTGCGCGGGCGTACTCCTTCCAGACGCCGAGATCCTCCTCCACGTCGATGCGCTTGACCCTGTCCAGGGTGACCACGTCGAACTCCCGGGCACTGCGGTTGTACTCAGGCGGATTGCCCGCCGCCACGATAAGCCATCCCTCTGGCATGCTCCGATTCCCAAATGTCTTGCACTGGAGGAACTGGAGCATCACCGGCGCCAGCGTTTCCGATACGCAGTTGATCTCGTCCAGGAACAAAATCCCCTCCCGAACACCAGTCTGCTCCATCAAATCGTAAACGGAAGCCAGTATCTCGCTCATGGTGTATTCGGTGATGGGCACCTCCTGCCCGTCATATGTCCGATGCTCTATATACGGTAAGCCAATGGCGCTCTGCCTGGTATGGTGGGTGATGGTGTAGGCCACCAGCCCCACCCCGGTGTCCGCCGCGATCTGCTCCATGATCTGCGTCTTACCGATGCCCGGCGGCCCCATCAGCAGCACCGGTCGCTGCCGGATGGTGGGGATCAGATAGTTCCCCAGCTCGTCTTTCGTCAGATAGGCACGAAGCGTGTCTTCGATCTGCTGCTTCGCCTGCTTGATATTCATCGCCATATCTATTATCTCCTTATTATGTCGATTCTCGTCATCTGGTTATCTCTGCTCTCCGCAAGCCATATGCTATTAATCGCTAATATTAGCGATTAATGCCACACGGTTTTTCAACCACACGTGCGCGCCCTCGCACAAAGCTTTGTGCACGCGGCAGGCCGCCAGCATCGCACGATCGCTGCCCTCGCACGGTCGCCGCCATCGCTAGGTTCGCGGCAGTTCGTCCCAGTCGATGAGCTCCGGTTCTTCCTCCTCCAGTCGGTCGCGGGCGGCCCGCAGATCCGGCAGCTCCAGAACCAGTTTGATGGCCCAGGCCGGGATCTTCACCGATGCCGGCGGTTCCTCCAGAAGCACAAAAGCCACATCGTAGTTTGGCCGTTTCTTCGGGTAGATACCCATCCCGTCGGTAAAATAGATCAGTCCCCGCAGGGAGGAGAATGCTCCGCCCTTCACCAGACTGTCCACGTGGGCGAACACCGGACGAAAATCCGTGCTGCTCCCGCCCTCCAACCGAAAGTGTTCCATGTACTCTGCCAGCTGTTCCATATCATATACCGGATCGTCCGCGCGCACCCGATCATCACACTGAATGATGCGGATGTTCACCTTTCGCGTAAAAGTTTCCGTACTCCGCAAGATCGCCCAGGTACATGCCAGAAATTCCTTTACCAGCGCCCCCGAAGTGGACATGGACGTGTCCACGGCGATCACCAGGTCTTCGATGCGCTTTTCCTCCTTGGTTTCCGGCGGTTCCACCAGGGGCATGTTCCCGTAGAGCTGCAGCCCGTACGTATAAAAAATATAATCAAAGCTGTCCGGATCCACCTCCATGATCTCCCGAGGCGCCGCAAAACGCCGCAGGAACTTCCGGTAATCCACGTCATCCCGCATGGCCACCCTGATCTGGTCTGCCACGGTCTCTCCACCGGTGCCCCGTCCAGCCATCACCGTCTCCGCAGCCGTCCTGGAGCGCTCACCGATATCTGACCAATTCTTGTCTTGCTCCTCCCGTTTCTGCTGCTCCTGCTGCTCCTCCGGCACCCAAAGCCCGTGGTCATCCACCAGAAACGCCTGCCGCAACGTCGCTACTTCCCGGGGCGCCATCTCCATCCGCAGCAAGCGGTGGTAGACCCCCTCCGCAGTGACCACCTTCATCTCCGAGGCGCATTCCGCGATGAACTGTTTCTTCAGTGGCACAAATTCTGACTGGATACACGGGTAATGCAGCTCGTCCATCAGGGCTTCCACCGCCGTATCGCAGGCCAGGTCCCACAGGTAGGGATCCTTTCCTCTGGCCTTCCAGATATGGCGGAGCATGCAATGAAACACCACATGCAGATACCCCCGGTTGACCAGCTGGGGCGCCCGCACGAACTGGCGCCCCAGCCACCGCCCATTATAGTACAGGGCGGCGCCGTCCGTAGCCATGGTGGGGACGGCGCCCTCCTGCGTCGCACCTTCGCCCTCCGGCGACGCGCCCCCTGCCGGGACCAGGGCCAGCGTACTGAGGGCCACATCCATGAACGGCATGGCCATATATAGTTCGTTTCTGGCGGCGGCGAGAATCTCGCCACCGATCCTATCATAGTTTTTCTCTGCCATCGGATACACCAGCCTTTACAGTTCGTAGGTCTTCCGGCGCCCGGAGGGCGCCGGAGCCTGCTTGTGTTCTTCCTCCATCAGGACTGCCAGACAGTCGGTACGGCCCAGGCGGCGGGCGGTTTCGGCCGCCGCAGCAAGCAGCGAAGCGTCCGGGGCGGCGAGGCGCACCAACAGGGCCAGCTCACCGCTGCCTGCCGCGTCAATACCCGCTCCGGCCTCCATGCTCCCGCCTTCCAGAAGGTGCTCCGCCAGTTCCGAAAAATGATCTTTCACGTACTCCAGATAGGACTCTCGGTGCTCCGCCGTCAGCTCTACCGGGCGGCTAACCCGGTACCAGGCCATTCGGGCCGCCCGGGCCAGGTCTGTCTCCCGGCCCAGATAGGCCTTCCAAAGCCCGTCATAGTCGTGCCAGCTGAGACGCTTGTCCCGAAACACGTGTCTGTAGGGGTAGCCCGCCCCCTCGATGGTGTAGTCGAACTGACGGGCCTCGTTGTTTTCCGTGTAAAGCTCCAGATAGTCCGGGAAGACCAGCCGCGCTTCCTCGCGCCCGGCCCGGACCACCACCTCCATCTCTCCGGTGGTCTCCCCCACAAAAAACGCCATATTCGTACCGTCCAGTTCCATCCGCTGTCGCCGGAGCACGACCTGCTGCAAAGCCCGGCAGTTCATGAAACACGCCCTCTGCCAGCTGATCTCCCGATCCGCCAGCTCAATTCGCTGCATGCTCCTGCAGTTGAGAAAAGCATAATCGCCCACCTCCCGGATCCCCTCCGGAAGCCGCAAGGACAGCATCTGACGGTTGCTCCACTGGTCCTCCTCCACCGGGGGAGTTCCGTCCGTGATCTCGATCTCCTGGACCCCCGCCACATCGCTTGTATCCCATGGGTCCGCGGACAAAGCATGCCCGGCGATCTTCACCACCGGCAGCATGGGTGACATGGGGGCCCTGCCATTCTTCTGTCCAACTGATTCAGACAGGCCGACGGGCAGCGCCTCCGGCAGGACCGCGTGCCGGTCACAGGTTACGGCGCGGACGATCGTGACCTCACTCGTGACCTCGCCTGCACGGTGACCTTCTCCGTGGCCTGCCTCCTTCCTCTCTTCCGTTATTACATACTGAAGGCGCCAGTTACCGAATCCAGTTATCTTTTTCATCACGTTCTCCTTGCTGTTCCTAAAAGGCGCCCTCATACCTTCCTCCGTGCCCTTATGCTATTAATCGCTAATATTAGCGATTAATAGCATAAGGGCATCCACACATGGTTTTCCCATCGTTTCAGAAACCCTACAGGATTAAGAACAAATATCTGTACTCATTCCCGTAGGGTTTCTGGGCAATACTATGCAAAATCCTTTTGGCTGCCTGCGGCATTCGACACGATCATTTCAACCGCATCTCTCCCGCGCCTTACATCCCGTAATCCACGAACATGTTCAGGTTGTTCTGCTGAATGGCAGCGGAGATGAACCCCAGGCCGAACAGGCACAGGATCACACAAAGCAGCGTGTCATCCTCCAGGGCGTTGCCGTTGCGGTCTGCCACCCGAGCGACCCGTTTGGACAGATAGTACCAGTAGTAGATCCCGTAGAGTCCACAGGTGATCAGGGTCAGGATCACCACCAGTCCCGGAGTTGTCCCCGGCCGCTGTCCCTGTGCTTCCGTGATGAGGTTCCAATCGTCCGTCAGAACAAAGATCCAGTAAAGATAATAGATCCCGCAGGTGATGATCGTGAGCAGGATGCCGACCCATATGCTCCTCTGCTTGATTTGCTTTGTGTAAGTGTCCATATCCTCTCCCCTTTCGTAAAATAATCGCTACTTCGAAGCCTGGGCTGCCTCCAGAAGCTTGGCCTTCAGCTGATTCTCGATAGCGGCCAGCTCTGTCTCTGCGGCAGCACGGCGATCCTTGCCTTCCTTCTGGATCCGCAGCACCTCATCCAGCGTATCGATGAGCTTCTGGTTGGTGTGCTGCAGCGTCTCGATATCCACGATACCGCGCTCGGACTCCTTGGCGACTTCCACGGTGGCCATCTCCAGCGCGTCCGCGTTCTTCTTCAGCAGTTCGTTGGTCATATCGGAGACCGCCTTCTGGGCCTTGGCTGCCTGGGTTGAGTGCTCCACGCCCAGAGCGATGATCATCTGGTTCTTCCAGAGCGGGATGGTGTTCACGATGGTGGACTGGATCTTCTCTGCCATCTCGTTGTCCGCCGCCTGCACCATGCGGATCTGCGGTGCCGTCTGCATGGCAATGGTCCGGGTGGTGGTCAGGTCGAACAGCTTCTTCTCAAAACGCTCGCACTGCGCCGCCAGGTCCTTCGCCGCCTGGGCATCTTCCGGGGCGCCGGTCTGCCGCGCCTTCTCCTCCAGCGCCGCCAGCTGCTCTGTGCGCACCTGCTCCAGTTTCTTCTTACCGGCCACGATATACATGGTCAATTCCTTGAAATACGTCATGTTGACCTCGTACATCTGGTCAAGCATGGCAGAGTCCTTCATGAGCTGCGTCTGGCGCGCGTCCAGTTCGTTCTCGATGGTGGTGACGTTGGTCTCGACCTTGTTGTATCTGGCCTTCAACGTCTCCAGCTTGTCTTTCTTCTTGCGGAAGAACCCAAAGAACCCGCCCTCGTCCTCCGGGTCGTCCAGGCTCTTCAGTTCCCCCATCAGCGTGGTGATCATCGCCCCCACCTCACCCATGTCCTTGGTCTTCACGTTGGCCAGGGTCTTGTTGGCAAACTCGGCGATGTTCTTCTGGGTGCCGGCGCCGTAGTTCATCACCGCGGCGGTGTCGCAAACGTCGATCTGCGGCACAAAGCTCTCCACCTGTGCCAGTTCCTTCTCAGTCAGGGAATCTTCCAGACGGGATAACCCAGACTCGTCCGACTTCTGCTCCTCAGCGACCACCGGAAAACTCGGTGCCTGCGGAATCTCTGTCATGCCCTCGACCTGCGGCGTCTCGCCCTTATCGATCACAAGCTGTGGTGTTTTGATGTCATCAATCTTATTTTCCATTGTTAACCTCCTCGTTGCTTACGATTCCCTCGAAAGGATTTGCTTTGTGCATGCCGTCCTCCATCAGACCGTCCTGCTGGAACATGGTCTTCATGGCGGAGATGTCCGCCGATACGTCCCAGGCCACATCCTGATAAAGGCTGTCCAGAAGCACCACATAGGCGTTGTTGATGGTGTCCATCGCCCCTTCGATCTCTTGCTTGGTATCTCTGATATTCTCGCCTTCCACCGGTTGGTTCTCGATGTCGATGTAGGCGTTGATCAGCTTACGGGTGGTGGGCAGATACTGGTTCATGAACCGGCGAAGGGTACGTGCGCTGCCCGGTGCCTCCTGCACCCTGTCGAAGATCCGGGAGACCACCTGCTCCAGCTCGGTGAGTCGCCGTTTCATCTCTGGATCTTTGACCCGGGCCTGGGCATTGGCCAGATCCCCCAGGAAGACGTCCCCCTCGGAAAGGATGCCGCGCACCTGAGCGGCCAGGGCGGGATCCATGGACTCCAGATTCTTCCCGACTTCTGCCTGTTTCCGCTTGGCGCTTTCGCTGGCCTCCTTGGCCTGGGTATACTGTTTGTAGGCCTTGGAACTGAGGATCAGCGTCTTGCCGCTGTCATCAAAAGTAGCATGGGGCAGCATTCTCCGTTTGATCATTCGTTCCAGGTTCTTGCGGACTGTCTTCTCTGACTCGCCGGCGTGTTTTGCCAGGTCCTTGATGTCGATGTACTCCTCTCGCCCGATGATGGACGCATATTTATAGAAGGTGTCGGTGATTCCCTTCCCGACGAATCCGATGCCGAACAAAATCAGAAATCCCAGCAGAAAGGCCGCGCGCACGCCCAGCCCCGCCAGGTTGTCCATGGAGATGACGCCCTCCTCTGTCAGGGAAGCAAGCATCATCAGCATGCCTACGATCCCAACACCACAAAGCCCGATGTTATTTCCCTTCCCCGGTGTCCTCAGCATGAAAGGCACGGGGCCTGCATAGGGACGACCATACCGGGGTCTGGCCTTGGACTGGTACTGGGGTTTGACCTGCTGCCCTTGCGGGCGAGCGTTGTTGAAGGCGGCGCCTGCCTGCTGTCCTTGCGGGCGAGCGTTGTTAAAGGCGGCGCCTGCCTGCTGCCCTTGCGGGCGAGACTGCGCCTGGCTTTGTGCATGCGGCTGGCTTTGTGCATGCGGCTTGGGGCGAGACTGCGCCTGCGCGTGGCTGCCGCACCCAAAATCCACCTTGGGACTGTTATTGCTGTGATCCAGATCGTTGATGTCATATCTAGGCCCCGCAGGAGTCTTGCCGAAGTTGAACCCCTGTGCCTTCAGGTCATCGGCGAACACCCGAAAATCCTCCCGGATCCCGTCTGCCAGGCCGCTGAAATCTTCCTGATCGATGGCGCTGGAGACTCTGCCCATGACTTTGTCACCGAGATCGGTCATATTATCTACGTAGCTCATTCTCTCCTCCAAAAGAACTGTCTATTCTTCCCCTTGCGGGTCTTGCAATTACCCGTATTCGTATTATACCACAATCCAGACAGATATATACAGTTGATTTGTGGAATTGGAACGGTCTATTTCTCTGGAGAGAGAAACGCCGCTGTTTCGTTTATATCGCCTATTAACGATCTGTTTTGGAGTGGTTGTTCCATGCAGATCGTCCATATCCCTGTTTTGCATGGAACTCTGGACGCAAATAGTTCCATGCAGATCGCTTTATCCCTGTTTTGCATGGAACTTCGGTCGCAAATAGTTCCATGCAGATCGTCTATACCCTCGTTTTGCATGGAACTCCGGTCGGGAGCGGGCCTGTCATGCCGGCGCAACACAAAAAACCTTACGGCGCTTACACCGTAAGGTTTGCAGATCTCACAGAATATTTACATCATCTCCTGGAAACCGGGGACGTAGAGGTGGCGTGGGATGCCATCTACCATGATGGGCTGGACATCGCCCTGGATCAGCGGACGCACGTAGCTGACAAAACGATCCGTTACGTTGTTCCCCTCCTTGTTGATCCAATCACGCGGCACCAGCTTCTCGTCATTAGCGATCTTGTGGACATCCTTGACCTCGGTGCCTGCCTGGTACG contains:
- a CDS encoding Cna B-type domain-containing protein, whose protein sequence is MNRDTIPKTAGALLLSLLLAVTMVFAMPQQAMADGGNATVTLGKVKGLSAGTEFEFEIFKVGHYTNTGAFALDDAVKDAHVKLDYKKDDAEGWLASAWSLAEYIDNNGIELESLGKYNLKPGESFTKEGLVDGLYLVKSKTVRDSKSELTNWTPRPVYIAILGGDSTITLDNNVVIKIVRTAVTINHRVTKIWSIPSGKEKSAKPSEINVNIRYGGKIIDTIKLNSGNNWTYAWSSEEDGDKYKYISEDGDKEVRFTPANNSHKWTCDEIFTEKSFREAYGRAPSKDEAAALAKLNKCFTVEVLADTVAAYEVDDPVTQKAQVTQHRIKNTYVPSKTPPEKPDTGDETNIRLWAGALAVAAVLLIVIFVYRWRRKEK
- a CDS encoding class C sortase, with the protein product MREWIKRNLLTVVLTAGMLIGISLLLYPSVANYWNGFHQARTIMEYTQVVSSMDKDDYKNILRDARKYNKRLSKTGFRWSMSDAERRDYERQLKVKGTKAIGYISVPKLHIRLPLMHGTDEKVLQTAIGHLEQTSLPVGGKGSHCVISGHRGLPSSRLFTDIDKIKEGDTWTITVLNETLTYECDQVRIVLPNDLSDLKIEKGKDLCTLITCTPYGVNTHRLLVRGHRVPNANGSADVTADAIQIEPIFIAPFLAGAMLLILLILLLISTRRAKRMGPEEYISKYFEEKGLKK
- a CDS encoding isopeptide-forming domain-containing fimbrial protein, which codes for MKHIKKVITLFLALAMMLAMSSVTFAADGDLTVDAKVTVSGFEEGDTVTAYQFITWDAENNNWKVAEGVGLTLDQITDGLTKEELATLASHTDKMTAATGTTTGTTWEKTCGTVETAGSYLVLVTANDASHIYNPAVVSADFDGTNSAAVNLSEDTANIKKQNVTVEKEANNAPDDYDVQVGDIVPFTVTVTVPQYNTNWTEPYFAVSDTLSSGLTIADGHTPVVKNGTKTLVKDTDYTLTKGSAGQDGFTITFTENYLKENASASLTIEYSALVGEGVKDTSQVHEEKNKVKLEFSNNPSDSSKHKKKEVETHHYTFAIDANRLGEGSQKTNELIKVGVDKNGNPITQYNEKESMPTGASPLAGATFKLTGVGPNNTPNGFEQTFTTQADGRITFNNLEVGTYQLEETKAPAGYTKDTTGPHTVKIEAEYNADSTLKNYTITIDGTATSTYTATTSESTTTYEAPANGNPVFPINNKKGAELPSTGGMGTTIFYILGALLVVGCGIVLVSRRRMNKNK
- the lepB gene encoding signal peptidase I, whose protein sequence is MSGMSSEREVMETLVNTATAQAQDPQKEVELPATADIQTAYEKVLYRYNLKQSIVSTTNILIVVAAIAVLISMLLLPVLRIYGQSMNATLTSGELVVAVKGSSFQTGDVIAFYYNNNVLVKRVIANSGDWVDIDLDGNVFVNQQRIDEPYLDHKAFGEPDIDFPYQVPDGRVFVLGDNRSVSIDSRHLAVGCVTSEQIVGKIVFRIWPLTKLGPVH
- a CDS encoding DNA repair protein gives rise to the protein MSVFNKKKTAGMPEGKADKPLSKLKRKELLEIMLAQGREIDRLREQNAELEAKLASREIDFSEIGSLAQASLEITGIFKDAEEAAVTYLENIRRKYERDE
- a CDS encoding AAA family ATPase; the encoded protein is MNIKQAKQQIEDTLRAYLTKDELGNYLIPTIRQRPVLLMGPPGIGKTQIMEQIAADTGVGLVAYTITHHTRQSAIGLPYIEHRTYDGQEVPITEYTMSEILASVYDLMEQTGVREGILFLDEINCVSETLAPVMLQFLQCKTFGNRSMPEGWLIVAAGNPPEYNRSAREFDVVTLDRVKRIDVEEDLGVWKEYARAKGVHGAVISYLDIKKENFYRLENTQDGMRFATARGWEDLSELILAYEKLGLRVDRTVIEQYIQMPEIAKDFAAYLDLYYKYQRTYHVEEVLSGSWEKVALTQLRSAPFDEKLSVMGLLVSRLSELAGQTRRQEALADAVFADLKTFRGRLEGVPTGEPAASTHQPEPLPLLDGIAEERRRQWKRAAAAGQLSKERKEQIQREIQVLEEIMDGLREKEEDGKALCREEAMEVARETMAAVSDRRKALADQTGACFDNTFRFLEEALGQGQEMVMFVTEITAGADTSWFVENFGCEAYYRHNKELLFDDVRARIRRELE